Proteins from a genomic interval of Egibacteraceae bacterium:
- a CDS encoding D-alanyl-D-alanine carboxypeptidase family protein: MGGVARWLVAVAAVLLALAAAGAPAWAQPPRVTAAGAVLWDPADQRVLYGRDETVSRPMASTTKIMTTLVALEAGAGDDELVVSPGAAAQQGASLGLAAGQRIPARSVLAGLMLRSGNDASQAIAEHVAGSEAAFVGRMNARAAELGLTGTQFLNASGLTDDPGHRATPLDLARLAEVAMAHPDIAAWAGAASLTVPGLPPMTNRNELIGTYPGATGVKTGFTNLSRYSLVGSATRDGRTFYAVVLRSEDSFGDTARLLDHGFGDFRRAEPVQAGAPVTVYRWADAAVTLLADDALGRTVPADGPAVTWRTVVPPVVDRPVAAGSVLGEAQLLIDGAVERSVPLRAATGVGEVPEAPAAVRAGAAVQEALRTFARLHEIDRAA; encoded by the coding sequence GTGGGGGGGGTTGCACGGTGGCTTGTCGCCGTCGCCGCGGTGCTGCTCGCGCTCGCCGCAGCAGGGGCGCCGGCGTGGGCCCAGCCGCCCCGGGTGACCGCAGCCGGCGCCGTCCTCTGGGACCCCGCCGACCAGCGCGTGCTCTACGGCAGGGACGAGACCGTCAGCCGGCCGATGGCGTCGACGACGAAGATCATGACGACGCTCGTGGCCCTCGAGGCGGGCGCGGGCGACGACGAGCTCGTCGTCTCGCCGGGTGCGGCGGCCCAGCAGGGGGCGAGCCTCGGTCTCGCGGCCGGCCAGCGCATACCGGCGCGCTCGGTCCTCGCCGGCCTCATGCTCCGCAGCGGCAACGACGCCTCGCAGGCCATCGCCGAGCACGTCGCCGGCAGCGAGGCCGCCTTCGTCGGACGCATGAACGCCCGAGCCGCCGAGCTGGGGCTCACCGGCACACAGTTCCTCAACGCCTCGGGGCTGACCGACGACCCCGGGCACCGGGCGACCCCGCTCGACCTCGCCCGGCTCGCCGAGGTCGCCATGGCCCACCCCGACATCGCGGCATGGGCGGGCGCGGCGAGCCTCACTGTCCCCGGCCTGCCGCCGATGACGAATCGCAACGAGCTGATCGGCACCTACCCCGGCGCGACGGGGGTGAAGACGGGCTTCACGAACCTGTCGCGCTACAGCCTCGTCGGCAGCGCCACCCGCGATGGGCGCACCTTCTACGCGGTCGTGCTCCGCAGCGAGGACAGCTTCGGAGACACCGCCCGTCTGCTCGACCACGGGTTCGGCGACTTCCGTCGCGCCGAGCCGGTACAGGCGGGCGCGCCCGTGACCGTCTACCGCTGGGCCGACGCGGCTGTCACGCTCCTGGCCGACGATGCGCTCGGCAGGACCGTGCCGGCCGACGGGCCCGCGGTGACGTGGCGAACCGTCGTCCCGCCGGTCGTCGACCGCCCCGTCGCCGCCGGGTCGGTCCTTGGCGAGGCCCAGCTGCTCATCGACGGCGCGGTCGAGCGGAGCGTCCCCCTGCGGGCGGCCACCGGCGTCGGCGAGGTACCGGAGGCGCCGGCGGCGGTCCGTGCCGGGGCTGCGGTGCAGGAGGCTCTGCGGACGTTCGCGCGCCTGCACGAGATCGACCGCGCAGCGTGA
- a CDS encoding MerR family transcriptional regulator — protein MAADGFTIGEVLNQLKEEFEDITISKIRFLESEGLIYPDRTESGYRKFTDDDVDRLRFILSAQRDHYLPLRVIREQLERLDAGEPAGDVRAPTDDTVDGDGLASKRAAEIARALEAAVGDSGPLLDQPAARVSLSLRELCDATGLEADAVKSLREYGIVGDRGDDGAAFDADDLLAARAARDLLRLGLEPRHLRMYRQFVDRELALFEQLVTPLLRQRNPEARRQATRQLEELAGLTGRMKRALLVRALRTYVHRG, from the coding sequence GTGGCGGCGGACGGCTTCACGATCGGCGAGGTGCTCAACCAGCTGAAGGAGGAGTTCGAGGACATCACGATCTCCAAGATCCGGTTCCTCGAGAGCGAAGGGCTCATCTACCCCGACCGCACCGAGTCGGGCTACCGCAAGTTCACCGACGACGACGTCGACCGCCTGCGCTTCATCCTCTCCGCCCAGCGTGACCACTACCTGCCGCTGCGGGTGATCCGCGAGCAGCTCGAACGTCTCGACGCCGGCGAGCCGGCCGGCGATGTCCGGGCGCCAACCGACGACACCGTCGACGGCGACGGCCTGGCGTCGAAGCGCGCCGCCGAGATCGCCCGAGCGCTCGAGGCCGCGGTCGGCGACTCCGGACCTTTGCTCGACCAGCCCGCCGCCCGCGTGTCGTTGTCCCTGCGGGAGCTCTGCGACGCAACCGGTCTGGAAGCGGACGCGGTGAAGTCCCTGCGCGAGTACGGCATCGTCGGCGACCGCGGCGACGACGGGGCAGCGTTCGACGCGGACGACCTGCTCGCCGCGCGCGCCGCCCGCGACCTGCTGCGGCTCGGTCTTGAGCCACGGCACCTGCGCATGTACCGCCAGTTCGTCGACCGTGAGCTCGCCCTCTTCGAGCAGCTCGTGACGCCGCTGCTGCGCCAGCGCAACCCGGAGGCGCGGCGGCAGGCCACCCGCCAGCTCGAGGAGCTCGCCGGGCTCACCGGGCGCATGAAGCGTGCGCTGCTCGTGCGCGCGCTGCGCACCTACGTCCACCGGGGCTAG
- a CDS encoding FHA domain-containing protein: MLPVDRVGEMMYCTHCGHQNPHDSNFCGNCGRPLATASTSGDTTTGALRADDPQEAVEEQASALEAADIVRDLEPGTALLVSARGPNEGARFLLDRDVVSAGRHPDSDIFLDDITVSRRHAEFRRDAQRFWVHDVGSLNGTYVNGRRADDQMLNTGDEVQIGKFKLVAFVAEPAQ, translated from the coding sequence ATGCTGCCTGTCGATCGGGTAGGGGAGATGATGTACTGCACGCACTGCGGGCACCAGAACCCCCATGACAGCAACTTCTGCGGCAACTGCGGCCGCCCGCTCGCAACGGCCTCGACGAGCGGGGACACGACGACCGGTGCCCTGCGCGCGGACGACCCCCAGGAAGCCGTCGAGGAGCAGGCGTCCGCGCTCGAAGCCGCGGACATCGTCCGCGACCTCGAACCTGGGACGGCGTTGCTCGTCTCGGCACGGGGACCCAACGAGGGTGCCCGCTTCCTGCTCGACCGCGACGTCGTGTCCGCCGGCCGCCACCCCGACAGCGACATCTTCCTCGACGACATCACCGTGTCGCGCCGCCATGCGGAGTTCCGCCGCGACGCCCAGCGCTTCTGGGTCCACGACGTCGGCAGCCTGAACGGCACCTACGTGAACGGCCGGCGTGCCGACGACCAGATGCTCAACACCGGCGACGAGGTCCAGATCGGCAAGTTCAAGCTCGTCGCCTTCGTGGCTGAGCCCGCGCAGTGA
- the gcvH gene encoding glycine cleavage system protein GcvH, which translates to MNPEDLRYTQEHEWARREGSRVTVGITHYAQDALGDVVYVDLPATGTRVEAGQPFGEVESTKSVSDLYAPVNGTIVERNETLESAPELVNSDPYGQGWMVVIEADDPAGVDGLLRADDYSKLTEST; encoded by the coding sequence GTGAACCCCGAAGACCTGCGGTACACCCAGGAGCACGAGTGGGCACGCCGGGAAGGCAGCCGGGTGACGGTCGGCATCACCCACTACGCGCAGGACGCGCTCGGCGACGTCGTCTACGTCGACCTGCCGGCGACTGGCACGCGTGTGGAGGCCGGCCAGCCGTTCGGCGAGGTGGAGTCCACGAAGAGCGTCTCGGACCTCTACGCCCCCGTGAACGGCACGATCGTCGAGCGCAACGAAACGCTCGAGTCCGCACCCGAGCTCGTCAACTCCGATCCGTACGGGCAGGGGTGGATGGTCGTGATCGAGGCGGACGACCCGGCAGGCGTCGACGGGCTGCTCCGCGCGGACGACTACAGCAAGCTCACGGAGTCGACATAA
- a CDS encoding DUF881 domain-containing protein, with product MTPDAAQRSEAGTATAPRQRPAPAAPDRPRRRGTMSTAAIALACGVLGFLLVTQLRAGESLGTQLEGEREEDLATILANLSAESDRLQSEFTDLRLTLLAFEESAERDGLAMRNLERRLQDFSILAGVVAAEGEGIVLTVDDPRGALGPEHLVDTVQELRDAGAEAIDVNGVRLVVSSAFTVRNNRLLVDGTPVTSPYRVAAVGPAETMARALAIPNGVVDTLERAGDGVTATVDSRAQLTVPARGQPTSFVFGEPVTVEAAE from the coding sequence ATGACCCCTGACGCCGCGCAGCGCAGCGAGGCGGGGACCGCCACCGCCCCCCGCCAGCGCCCCGCTCCCGCTGCCCCCGACCGGCCGCGTCGGCGAGGCACCATGAGCACCGCCGCGATCGCGCTCGCGTGCGGCGTTCTCGGCTTCCTGCTCGTGACCCAGCTGCGCGCCGGCGAGAGCCTCGGCACGCAGCTCGAGGGGGAGCGGGAGGAGGACCTCGCGACGATCCTCGCGAACCTGTCAGCCGAGAGCGACCGGCTCCAGAGCGAGTTCACCGACCTGCGCCTCACGCTCCTCGCCTTCGAGGAGTCCGCGGAGCGTGACGGGCTGGCGATGCGCAACCTCGAGCGCCGACTGCAGGACTTCAGCATCCTCGCCGGCGTCGTGGCCGCCGAGGGGGAAGGGATCGTGCTCACCGTCGACGACCCCCGCGGGGCGCTCGGGCCGGAGCACCTCGTGGACACCGTGCAGGAGCTGCGCGACGCTGGTGCGGAGGCCATCGACGTCAACGGGGTCCGTCTCGTGGTCTCCTCGGCGTTCACTGTGCGCAACAACCGCCTCCTCGTCGACGGCACGCCCGTCACCTCCCCCTACCGGGTCGCCGCCGTCGGGCCGGCCGAGACGATGGCCCGCGCGCTGGCCATCCCCAACGGCGTCGTCGACACCCTCGAGCGGGCCGGCGACGGCGTGACCGCGACCGTCGACTCCCGTGCGCAGCTCACCGTGCCTGCGCGAGGCCAGCCGACGTCGTTCGTTTTCGGCGAGCCGGTCACGGTCGAGGCCGCCGAGTGA
- a CDS encoding small basic family protein, with protein sequence MIPLIALVVGALLGLLLQPTVPSALAPYLPVAVIAALDAIFGAARARLDGTFDERVFLVSFLTNVVLAVFLVFLGDQLGAGQELSTAVLFVFGVRIFQNLAAVRRHLFRA encoded by the coding sequence GTGATCCCGCTCATCGCCCTGGTCGTCGGCGCGCTGCTCGGGCTGCTCCTGCAGCCGACGGTGCCGAGTGCGCTCGCCCCCTATCTGCCCGTCGCGGTGATCGCCGCGCTCGACGCCATCTTCGGTGCGGCGCGGGCGAGGCTCGACGGCACCTTCGACGAGCGGGTCTTCCTCGTGTCCTTCCTCACCAACGTGGTGCTCGCCGTCTTCCTCGTGTTCCTCGGCGACCAGCTCGGCGCCGGGCAGGAGCTGTCCACCGCGGTCCTGTTCGTGTTCGGCGTCCGCATCTTCCAGAACCTCGCCGCCGTGCGCCGGCACCTGTTCCGGGCATGA
- a CDS encoding DUF881 domain-containing protein: MTNLAKASGLADQPAHDYPLGPPTRWSRPWSPPVVSALTAIGALLVGFFLVAGLSAGRTSALEQDARKAELIALINARSEHTEQLSARLEDLRARVAEAEADVAAGAPSLSAYLTQVEQAAGLTRLTGPGLRVTFADAVTGCSVREEDCRIQDRDLQLAVNALFGAGAEAVAVNGERIIATTALRRAGRQILVNYRVLTPPYVVEAIGNPDRLAVDFARSEIAEQFAIWTEVYGLGFATEVVDTLDLAPYGGSVQLRAAEPVGDVPGLQVAEDQP; this comes from the coding sequence ATGACGAACCTGGCCAAGGCGTCGGGGCTGGCCGACCAACCCGCGCACGATTACCCGCTCGGGCCACCCACCCGGTGGTCGCGGCCGTGGTCGCCGCCCGTTGTGAGCGCTCTGACCGCCATCGGTGCGCTCCTCGTCGGCTTCTTCCTCGTCGCGGGGCTGTCGGCGGGCCGGACGTCGGCCCTCGAGCAGGACGCCCGCAAGGCGGAGCTCATCGCCCTCATCAACGCCCGCAGCGAGCACACCGAGCAGCTGTCCGCTCGACTCGAGGATCTCCGGGCGCGGGTGGCGGAGGCCGAGGCCGACGTGGCCGCCGGCGCGCCGAGCCTCTCCGCCTACCTCACCCAGGTCGAGCAGGCGGCCGGGCTGACCCGCCTCACCGGTCCGGGCCTGCGGGTGACCTTCGCCGACGCCGTGACGGGCTGCTCCGTTCGGGAGGAGGACTGCCGCATCCAGGACAGGGACCTGCAGCTCGCGGTCAACGCCCTGTTCGGAGCGGGCGCCGAGGCCGTGGCCGTGAACGGCGAGCGGATCATCGCGACGACCGCGCTGCGCCGTGCCGGCCGCCAGATTCTCGTGAACTACCGCGTCCTGACCCCGCCCTACGTCGTGGAGGCGATCGGCAACCCCGACCGCCTCGCCGTGGACTTCGCCCGGTCGGAGATCGCCGAGCAGTTCGCGATCTGGACGGAGGTGTACGGGCTCGGGTTCGCCACCGAGGTCGTCGACACCCTCGACCTCGCCCCCTACGGCGGCAGCGTGCAGCTGCGCGCGGCCGAGCCGGTCGGTGACGTCCCCGGCCTGCAGGTCGCCGAGGACCAGCCGTGA
- a CDS encoding CDP-alcohol phosphatidyltransferase family protein: MRPDRLRQFAWGARGDGPAVVHDRVLTAANAITLLRLLGLPLFVWLLLAREAAAAAFGVLVVVAATDWVDGYVARRFDQVSRLGQVLDPLIDRVLLATVALTLLAAGIVQWWLVALVVGRDLVLLVGAAAVFRAIPPIPVTRVGKTATACLLGALPGFLLAEAGWAAMRELRTGSWVLAGVGVVAYYVAAGQYTRAALALRSSRP, translated from the coding sequence ATGAGACCCGACCGGCTGCGGCAGTTCGCGTGGGGTGCCCGCGGGGACGGGCCTGCCGTCGTCCACGACCGCGTGCTGACGGCGGCGAACGCGATCACCCTCCTGCGGCTGCTCGGCCTGCCGTTGTTCGTCTGGCTGCTGCTCGCCCGGGAGGCGGCCGCCGCGGCGTTCGGGGTGCTCGTCGTCGTCGCCGCGACCGACTGGGTCGACGGCTACGTCGCGCGCCGCTTCGACCAGGTCTCGCGCCTCGGGCAGGTGCTCGACCCGCTCATCGACCGGGTGCTGCTCGCGACGGTCGCACTCACGTTGCTCGCCGCCGGGATCGTCCAGTGGTGGCTCGTGGCGCTCGTCGTGGGGCGTGACCTCGTGCTCCTCGTCGGCGCTGCGGCCGTCTTCCGCGCCATCCCGCCCATACCGGTCACGCGGGTCGGCAAGACCGCGACGGCGTGCCTGCTCGGGGCGCTGCCCGGCTTCCTGCTCGCCGAGGCTGGATGGGCAGCCATGCGCGAGCTGCGGACCGGATCGTGGGTCCTCGCCGGGGTCGGTGTGGTCGCCTACTACGTCGCGGCGGGCCAGTACACCCGCGCTGCGCTCGCGCTCCGCTCGTCCCGCCCCTGA
- the ispG gene encoding flavodoxin-dependent (E)-4-hydroxy-3-methylbut-2-enyl-diphosphate synthase has product MPARAPSARVRPPSRPTPGGVSPLTSFLPVIDAAASPPTHLKPPRRRATRRIRLATVDVGGGAPVSVQSMTTTPTRDVDATLQQIAALAAAGADIVRVACPRGDDAEPLTAIARKSTLPVVADIHFQWRYAMAAIEAGCAGVRINPGNIHKGGDRSRVQLIADAARERGIPIRVGVNGGSLERRLREKHGGVTPEALVESALDEVGLLEQVGFSDIKISVKHSDPWVMIQTYRLLAARTDYPLHLGVTEAGPPSTGVPKSAVGIGTLLAEGIGDTIRVSLSTDPVEEVKAGIAILEALHLRGRGLDLVSCPSCGRAEVDVFALAEAVQAALAGIDVPLRVAVMGCVVNGPGEAREADLGVAAGKGKGQILQRGEVVSTVPEEDIVPAVVHLGRQMAEELRRERGKGAPSVVT; this is encoded by the coding sequence GTGCCTGCAAGGGCTCCGTCTGCGCGGGTACGTCCTCCGTCCCGACCGACACCCGGAGGTGTTTCGCCGTTGACTTCCTTCCTCCCCGTCATCGACGCCGCCGCGTCGCCCCCAACGCATCTGAAACCGCCTCGCCGGCGCGCCACCCGGCGTATCCGCCTCGCCACCGTCGACGTGGGCGGCGGCGCCCCCGTCAGCGTCCAATCCATGACGACCACTCCGACCCGCGATGTGGACGCCACGCTGCAGCAGATCGCCGCGCTCGCGGCTGCCGGCGCCGACATCGTCCGGGTGGCCTGTCCGCGCGGCGACGATGCCGAGCCCCTGACCGCGATCGCCCGCAAGTCCACCCTGCCGGTCGTCGCCGACATCCACTTCCAGTGGCGCTACGCGATGGCGGCGATCGAAGCCGGCTGCGCGGGCGTGCGCATCAACCCGGGCAACATCCACAAGGGAGGGGACCGCTCAAGGGTGCAACTCATCGCCGACGCGGCCAGAGAGCGGGGCATCCCCATACGCGTCGGCGTCAACGGGGGATCGCTCGAACGGCGACTGCGGGAAAAGCACGGCGGGGTGACACCGGAGGCGCTGGTGGAGTCCGCCCTTGACGAGGTCGGCCTCCTCGAACAGGTGGGGTTCAGCGACATCAAAATCTCGGTGAAGCACTCCGACCCGTGGGTGATGATTCAGACCTACCGCCTCTTGGCGGCGCGCACGGACTATCCGCTCCATCTGGGTGTAACCGAGGCCGGACCGCCCAGCACCGGCGTCCCGAAGTCCGCAGTGGGCATAGGGACGCTGCTGGCCGAGGGCATCGGTGACACGATCCGGGTGTCCCTGTCGACCGACCCGGTGGAGGAGGTCAAGGCCGGCATCGCCATCCTCGAGGCGCTGCATCTACGAGGGCGGGGGCTTGACCTCGTCTCCTGTCCCTCGTGCGGGCGGGCGGAGGTCGACGTGTTCGCATTGGCCGAAGCGGTGCAGGCCGCCCTCGCGGGCATCGACGTGCCCCTGCGGGTTGCGGTCATGGGCTGCGTGGTCAACGGCCCCGGAGAGGCGCGCGAGGCCGACCTCGGGGTGGCAGCCGGCAAAGGCAAGGGCCAGATCCTCCAACGCGGCGAGGTCGTGTCCACCGTCCCCGAGGAAGACATCGTCCCAGCGGTCGTCCACCTGGGAAGGCAGATGGCCGAGGAACTCCGCCGAGAGCGAGGCAAGGGGGCCCCAAGCGTGGTGACCTAG
- a CDS encoding CYTH domain-containing protein, translating into MAAVSPVVDREIEAALVVVSSDPADVLARLRELRRVEPYGLEPRSEQRLLDRYLDTPSGALWDRRLALRERWVDGECELALKGQLGPRERLEIAGPQGGATWRRIEAALRAREIRVPSSAWRVIQERSMRRERRAMTSEDWTLAELDLDDVAYRFGTRTVRFFEVEIELEDIGADLDALVRAVQRAVPELREWPYDKLVTGAAMAIGLDKDQLRVSARGALLPESLEQLGCRLAAGQT; encoded by the coding sequence GTGGCCGCCGTGTCGCCTGTTGTCGACCGGGAGATCGAAGCCGCTCTCGTGGTGGTTTCCTCGGATCCTGCGGATGTCCTCGCCCGCCTGCGGGAGCTCCGGAGGGTCGAACCCTACGGGCTTGAGCCCCGCTCCGAGCAGCGCCTCCTCGACCGCTACCTCGATACGCCTTCCGGCGCCCTGTGGGATCGGCGCCTCGCGCTGCGCGAGCGTTGGGTGGACGGCGAGTGCGAGCTTGCGCTGAAGGGGCAGCTTGGGCCTCGCGAGCGTTTGGAGATCGCCGGGCCTCAAGGCGGTGCGACGTGGCGACGCATCGAGGCTGCGCTGCGTGCGCGGGAGATCCGAGTCCCTTCCAGCGCCTGGCGGGTCATTCAGGAGCGCAGCATGAGGAGAGAGCGGCGGGCGATGACCTCCGAGGACTGGACGCTGGCCGAGCTTGATCTCGATGACGTGGCCTACCGCTTCGGGACACGGACGGTGCGGTTCTTTGAGGTGGAGATCGAGCTGGAGGACATCGGGGCCGACCTCGACGCGCTCGTCCGCGCGGTGCAGCGGGCTGTCCCTGAGTTGCGCGAGTGGCCATACGACAAGCTCGTCACCGGCGCTGCCATGGCGATCGGCCTCGACAAGGACCAGCTGCGCGTCAGCGCCAGGGGCGCGCTGCTGCCCGAATCCCTCGAGCAGCTCGGTTGCCGGCTCGCGGCCGGACAGACGTGA
- a CDS encoding polyprenyl synthetase family protein, whose translation MPVRTAPPALTDARSLVDPALLAAIGTLCPKSRLLCGYHFGWSDAQGRETGAPRAGKALRPALVFLSARAARARPEDALAGAMAVELVHNWSILHDDVIDRDGRRRHQPTAWTVFGEGPAILAGDALLTLAWQVLTECPSPHRTEALSRLTQAVRDLIRGQQADLSFEHRLDVSVAECMDMAAAKTAALMSCSSAIGAHLAGAPTGLVEGLASYGRHLGLAFQAVDDLLGTWGEPAVTGKPIGNDLRQRKKTLPVVFTLCGDDPWRAQLRQILSQERLGDRDVAKATDLLERSGARQWTAELVEHEIHLALRSLDSQPVAVAVRAELEDLARFVVSREA comes from the coding sequence ATGCCCGTCCGTACCGCGCCACCCGCCCTCACCGACGCCCGCAGCCTCGTCGACCCGGCGCTGCTGGCGGCCATCGGCACACTCTGCCCGAAGAGCCGTCTGCTGTGCGGCTACCACTTCGGGTGGAGCGACGCCCAGGGACGCGAGACCGGCGCACCCCGGGCAGGGAAGGCTCTGCGCCCGGCGCTGGTGTTCCTGTCGGCCCGAGCCGCCCGGGCCCGTCCCGAAGACGCCCTCGCCGGCGCCATGGCCGTCGAGCTCGTGCACAACTGGTCTATCCTCCACGACGACGTGATCGACCGTGACGGGCGGCGTCGCCACCAGCCCACCGCCTGGACCGTGTTCGGCGAAGGACCGGCGATCCTTGCGGGCGATGCCCTGCTCACCCTCGCGTGGCAGGTGCTCACCGAGTGCCCCTCACCGCACCGCACGGAGGCGCTTAGTCGTCTTACTCAAGCGGTGCGGGATCTCATCCGGGGCCAGCAGGCCGACCTGTCGTTCGAGCACCGGCTTGACGTGTCCGTCGCCGAGTGCATGGACATGGCCGCGGCCAAGACCGCGGCGCTTATGTCCTGCTCCTCAGCGATCGGAGCGCACCTGGCGGGCGCTCCGACCGGGCTCGTCGAAGGTCTCGCGTCCTACGGCCGCCACCTGGGCCTAGCCTTCCAAGCCGTCGACGACCTCCTCGGCACCTGGGGGGAGCCCGCCGTGACGGGCAAGCCCATCGGCAACGACCTGCGGCAGCGCAAGAAGACCCTGCCCGTGGTCTTCACCCTCTGCGGTGACGACCCGTGGCGAGCGCAGCTGCGCCAAATCCTCTCGCAGGAGCGCCTCGGCGACCGAGACGTCGCCAAGGCCACCGACCTGCTGGAACGAAGCGGAGCCAGACAATGGACCGCCGAGCTTGTCGAGCACGAGATACATCTCGCCCTGCGGTCGCTGGACTCCCAGCCGGTCGCCGTCGCGGTCCGCGCCGAGCTCGAAGACCTGGCGCGGTTCGTCGTGTCGCGGGAAGCCTGA
- a CDS encoding geranyl diphosphate 2-C-methyltransferase, translated as MDTSTPAAERVLRNEFQRAVAAYWDTNQQDPVNLRLGDVDGLYHHHYGIGEVDSTVLQGSEDTLEERIIKELHRLETAQADLLLDHLGPVGTHDRLLDAGSGRGGTSIMAHERLGCAVDGVTISQYQVEFSRRQAKVLGCADRVRFHFRNMLDTGLPAGSYRGIWTNETTMYVDLFDLFSEFARLLQDGGRYVCITGCYNDVQDKDPSAAVRRINEHYVCDIHPRSRYFTAMAANGLVPINVVDLTRATLPYWELRQQASVKTGIEEAFLTAYREESFHYLLIAADRLPDDAQAAAASSLRG; from the coding sequence ATGGACACATCGACCCCCGCCGCGGAACGCGTCCTACGCAACGAGTTTCAACGCGCCGTTGCGGCCTACTGGGACACGAACCAACAAGACCCGGTGAACCTTCGCCTCGGCGACGTCGACGGGCTCTACCACCACCACTACGGGATCGGTGAGGTCGACTCGACCGTGCTGCAGGGGTCCGAGGACACCCTCGAGGAACGCATCATCAAGGAACTCCACCGCCTGGAGACCGCCCAGGCCGACCTGCTGCTCGACCACCTCGGCCCTGTCGGCACGCACGACCGCCTGCTCGACGCGGGTTCCGGCCGGGGCGGCACGAGCATCATGGCCCACGAACGTCTCGGCTGCGCGGTGGACGGCGTCACGATCTCGCAGTACCAGGTCGAGTTCTCCCGCCGGCAGGCGAAGGTGCTGGGCTGTGCGGACCGTGTGCGGTTCCACTTCCGCAACATGCTCGACACCGGCTTGCCGGCCGGCTCCTACCGCGGGATCTGGACGAACGAGACGACGATGTACGTCGATCTGTTCGACTTGTTCTCCGAGTTCGCTCGTCTGCTGCAAGACGGCGGCCGCTACGTCTGCATCACCGGCTGCTACAACGACGTGCAGGACAAGGACCCCTCCGCGGCCGTTCGTCGGATCAACGAGCACTACGTGTGCGACATCCACCCGCGAAGCCGGTACTTCACGGCGATGGCCGCCAACGGGCTTGTGCCCATCAACGTGGTTGACCTCACCAGGGCGACCCTCCCGTACTGGGAGCTGCGGCAGCAAGCCTCCGTGAAGACGGGCATCGAAGAGGCGTTCCTCACCGCCTACAGGGAAGAAAGCTTTCACTACCTTCTCATCGCCGCCGACCGCCTGCCCGACGACGCACAGGCCGCTGCGGCGTCGAGCCTGCGCGGGTAG